From the Oryzias latipes chromosome 22, ASM223467v1 genome, one window contains:
- the pth2 gene encoding tuberoinfundibular peptide of 39 residues isoform X1 — translation MINPKSHTRISINRRLSLLLFGCSSSPSVFQLKLHPSDPQSMSRIPVFPRMSFLLLCIMGMISMVSGFPQTRLPLRSSEDPENPKQDEWDVVFPSISLHDWNIQMLSPPSVRAAASKTGLLREAWLFTPERTDSSMDGMWPPEWTSDGARLLKRNMVVADDAAFREKNKLLTAMERQKWLNSYMQKLLVVNS, via the exons ATGATAAATCCTAAAAGCCATACAAGAATTTCCATAAATAGACGTTTGTCTTTGCTGCTTTTTGGCTGCAGTTCGTCTCCGTCAGTGTTTCAGCTGAAGCTCCATCCATCAGACCCTCAAAG TATGTCTAGGATTCCTGTGTTTCCTCGCATGTCCTTCCTGTTGCTTTGCATTATGGGTATGATCTCCATGGTGTCTGGCTTTCCTCAGACTCGTCTCCCTCTCAG AAGCTCTGAGGATCCAGAGAATCCAAAGCAGGATGAATGGGACGTGGTCTTCCCTTCCATTTCCCTCCACGACTGGAATATTCAAATGCTGTCACCGCCGAGCGTCCGAGCGGCGGCCAGTAAGACGGGCCTTTTGAGGGAGGCGTGGCTTTTCACCCCAGAGAGGACGGACTCCAG CATGGACGGGATGTGGCCGCCCGAGTGGACATCTGACGGCGCCCGGCTGCTTAAGAGGAACATGGTGGTGGCCGACGACGCCGCCTTCAGAGAGAAGAATAAACTCCTGACGGCCATGGAGAGGCAGAAGTGGCTCAACTCCTACATGCAGAAGCTTTTGGTGGTTAATTCTTAA
- the pth2 gene encoding tuberoinfundibular peptide of 39 residues isoform X2 — MINPKSHTRISINRRLSLLLFGCSSSPSVFQLKLHPSDPQSMSRIPVFPRMSFLLLCIMGMISMVSGFPQTRLPLSSEDPENPKQDEWDVVFPSISLHDWNIQMLSPPSVRAAASKTGLLREAWLFTPERTDSSMDGMWPPEWTSDGARLLKRNMVVADDAAFREKNKLLTAMERQKWLNSYMQKLLVVNS, encoded by the exons ATGATAAATCCTAAAAGCCATACAAGAATTTCCATAAATAGACGTTTGTCTTTGCTGCTTTTTGGCTGCAGTTCGTCTCCGTCAGTGTTTCAGCTGAAGCTCCATCCATCAGACCCTCAAAG TATGTCTAGGATTCCTGTGTTTCCTCGCATGTCCTTCCTGTTGCTTTGCATTATGGGTATGATCTCCATGGTGTCTGGCTTTCCTCAGACTCGTCTCCCTCTCAG CTCTGAGGATCCAGAGAATCCAAAGCAGGATGAATGGGACGTGGTCTTCCCTTCCATTTCCCTCCACGACTGGAATATTCAAATGCTGTCACCGCCGAGCGTCCGAGCGGCGGCCAGTAAGACGGGCCTTTTGAGGGAGGCGTGGCTTTTCACCCCAGAGAGGACGGACTCCAG CATGGACGGGATGTGGCCGCCCGAGTGGACATCTGACGGCGCCCGGCTGCTTAAGAGGAACATGGTGGTGGCCGACGACGCCGCCTTCAGAGAGAAGAATAAACTCCTGACGGCCATGGAGAGGCAGAAGTGGCTCAACTCCTACATGCAGAAGCTTTTGGTGGTTAATTCTTAA